From Yersinia hibernica, a single genomic window includes:
- the kdpC gene encoding potassium-transporting ATPase subunit KdpC, producing the protein MSATTNMSSTARMSYLRPALVLLILLTLITGIAYPLLTTGLAKLMFSSQANGSLVMLGDEVVGSSLIGQNFTQPGYFASRPSATSDMPYNPMASGGSNLAISNPNLDKIISERVKLVRQANPSQTGPVPVDLVTTSASGLDPQISLEAAYYQAPRIANIRQMPLSEVKQLIDSNIQKATPNFFGESVVNVLNLNMALDAQSHVKVPASPAKS; encoded by the coding sequence ATGTCAGCAACCACCAACATGTCATCAACAGCTCGCATGTCCTACCTGCGCCCTGCATTGGTTTTACTGATATTACTGACACTTATCACCGGAATAGCTTATCCTTTGCTGACCACCGGGTTGGCAAAACTGATGTTTTCATCACAAGCGAATGGCTCACTGGTGATGTTGGGTGATGAAGTGGTCGGCTCCAGCTTAATCGGCCAAAACTTTACTCAACCGGGTTATTTTGCCAGTCGCCCATCGGCAACCTCCGATATGCCTTATAATCCAATGGCTTCCGGTGGTAGCAATTTGGCTATCAGCAACCCGAATCTGGATAAAATCATCAGTGAGCGCGTTAAATTAGTGCGCCAAGCAAATCCGAGCCAAACTGGGCCAGTACCTGTTGACTTGGTCACCACATCCGCCAGTGGTCTTGACCCGCAAATTTCACTGGAAGCGGCCTATTATCAAGCGCCGCGCATTGCCAACATTCGCCAGATGCCGCTGTCTGAGGTAAAGCAGTTAATTGATAGCAACATACAAAAAGCGACGCCTAATTTCTTTGGTGAATCCGTGGTCAACGTGCTGAATCTGAATATGGCGCTGGATGCCCAAAGTCACGTGAAAGTTCCGGCGAGTCCGGCAAAATCTTAA
- the ybfE gene encoding LexA regulated protein: protein MAKEQTDRTTLDLFADERRPGRPKTNPLSRDEQLRINKRNQLRRDKVRGLRRVELKINADAVDALNSLAEQRNISRSELIEQMLLAQLAHSQEGF, encoded by the coding sequence ATGGCAAAAGAACAAACGGACCGCACGACGCTGGATCTGTTCGCAGATGAACGCCGTCCGGGGCGCCCGAAAACAAACCCATTATCCCGTGATGAACAGCTTAGAATTAATAAGCGAAATCAACTACGGCGCGATAAAGTACGTGGCTTACGACGCGTGGAACTGAAGATTAATGCCGATGCCGTCGATGCTCTCAACAGCCTTGCTGAGCAGCGTAACATCAGCCGCAGTGAACTGATTGAACAGATGTTGCTGGCTCAATTAGCGCACTCACAAGAAGGGTTTTAA
- the kdpD gene encoding two-component system sensor histidine kinase KdpD, giving the protein MVDAEPTRPNPDSLLAVANEKSRGRLKVFFGACAGVGKTYAMLQEAQRLRAQGLDVLVGVVETHGRSETAALLAGLAMLPPKRIHHRNRQVREFDLDAALARHPALILMDELAHSNAHGSRHPKRWQDVEELLDAGIDVLTTVNVQHLESLNDVVGGVTGIRVRETVPDHMFDEATEVVLVDLPPDDLRQRLNEGKVYIPGQAERAIEHFFRKGNLIALRELALRRTADRVDDQMRAFRDTQGRERVWHTRDAILLCIGHNSGNEKLVRTAARLAARLGCIWHAVYVETPRLHRLPEAKRRAILRSLKLAQELGAETATLSEPCEEQAILRYAREHNLGKIIIGRRTEKHWKLRGSFADRLGKLGPDLDLVIIALEGDTPSSVVKETDSRTFTEKWRMQLRGCAAAIGLCALITILSQWLIPGFDQANLVMVYLLGVVIIALFYGRWPSVLAAFINVASFDLFFVQPHWSLAVTDVQYLLTFAVMLIVGIVVGNLTAGVRYQARIARYREQRARHLYEMSRGLSRTLTAADIAKTSRHFLSSSFQAKTDLLLPQEDGRLQQITTDEGGALSVNEAIARWSFDRGAPAGAGTDTLPGVPYQLLPLTASQQTYGVLAIEPANLRQLMVPEQQRLLQTFTSLIANALERLHLARSAELAKLDAEREQLRNSLLAALSHDLRTPLTVLFGQAEILTLDLAAEGSRHAPQANQIRQQVLSTTRLVNNLLDMARIQSGGFNLRKEWQSLEEIVGSALHMLETTLSHHQIRVELPGDMVLINCDGSLLERVFINLLENAHKYAGYDALLGIRATVQGEWLNVEVWDNGPGVTAGQEQLIFDKFSRGNKESAIPGVGLGLAICRAIIDVHGGRIWVEKGQDGGASFHFTLPLEKPPEIDGENIDTEK; this is encoded by the coding sequence ATGGTGGATGCAGAACCAACCCGCCCAAACCCCGACAGCCTGCTTGCGGTGGCGAATGAAAAATCCCGTGGTCGGCTAAAAGTCTTTTTTGGGGCTTGCGCGGGGGTGGGTAAAACCTACGCCATGCTACAAGAAGCCCAGCGCCTGCGGGCACAGGGGCTGGATGTATTAGTTGGAGTGGTGGAAACCCACGGGCGCAGTGAAACCGCCGCATTGCTGGCAGGGCTGGCCATGTTGCCGCCAAAGCGCATTCATCACCGTAATCGCCAAGTGCGCGAATTTGATTTGGATGCCGCCCTCGCCCGCCATCCGGCCTTGATCCTTATGGATGAACTGGCGCACAGTAATGCCCATGGCTCGCGCCATCCCAAACGCTGGCAAGATGTCGAAGAGCTGCTGGATGCCGGCATTGATGTACTGACCACGGTCAATGTACAGCATTTGGAAAGCCTGAATGATGTGGTCGGGGGCGTAACCGGAATTCGGGTGCGGGAAACGGTACCCGACCATATGTTTGATGAGGCCACGGAAGTGGTCTTGGTCGACCTCCCCCCCGATGACCTACGCCAGCGCCTCAATGAGGGGAAAGTGTATATCCCGGGGCAAGCCGAACGCGCTATTGAGCATTTTTTCCGCAAAGGTAACTTGATTGCCCTGCGCGAGTTGGCGCTGCGCCGTACTGCTGACCGGGTTGACGACCAGATGCGCGCTTTTCGTGACACTCAAGGGCGCGAACGTGTCTGGCATACCCGCGATGCCATCTTATTGTGTATCGGCCACAATAGTGGCAATGAAAAACTGGTGCGCACAGCCGCCCGGCTGGCGGCGCGGCTGGGCTGTATCTGGCACGCGGTATATGTTGAAACGCCCCGGCTACACCGCTTACCCGAAGCCAAGCGCCGCGCAATATTGCGCAGCCTCAAACTGGCACAAGAGTTGGGGGCTGAAACCGCGACCTTATCGGAGCCCTGTGAAGAACAAGCAATATTACGCTACGCGCGCGAACACAATTTGGGCAAAATTATTATTGGCCGCCGCACAGAGAAACATTGGAAATTACGTGGCAGTTTTGCTGACCGCTTGGGTAAACTTGGGCCGGATTTAGATTTGGTGATTATTGCACTGGAGGGCGATACCCCCAGCAGTGTTGTCAAGGAGACAGACTCGCGCACCTTCACCGAAAAATGGCGGATGCAATTACGCGGCTGTGCCGCCGCCATCGGCCTGTGCGCGCTGATCACGATATTATCACAGTGGCTAATACCGGGCTTCGACCAAGCCAACCTAGTGATGGTTTATCTGCTCGGCGTGGTCATTATTGCACTGTTTTATGGCCGCTGGCCTTCGGTGTTGGCAGCATTTATCAATGTTGCCAGTTTTGATCTATTTTTTGTCCAACCGCACTGGTCACTGGCGGTCACTGATGTGCAATATCTGCTGACATTTGCCGTCATGCTGATTGTCGGTATCGTGGTGGGTAACTTAACCGCCGGTGTGCGTTATCAGGCCAGAATTGCCCGCTATCGAGAGCAACGCGCCCGCCATCTGTATGAAATGTCTCGCGGTTTAAGCCGCACCCTCACCGCGGCGGATATCGCCAAAACCAGCCGCCATTTTCTTTCCAGCAGTTTCCAAGCTAAAACCGACTTGCTGTTGCCACAAGAAGATGGGCGTTTACAACAAATCACCACCGACGAGGGCGGCGCGCTTTCTGTGAATGAGGCCATTGCCCGCTGGAGCTTTGACCGAGGCGCGCCAGCTGGCGCGGGTACCGATACCTTGCCGGGAGTGCCCTACCAATTACTGCCGCTCACTGCATCACAGCAAACTTACGGCGTGCTGGCGATTGAACCGGCCAACCTACGCCAGTTAATGGTGCCTGAGCAACAGCGCTTGCTGCAAACCTTTACCAGCTTGATTGCCAATGCCTTGGAAAGGTTACATTTGGCCCGCAGCGCCGAATTGGCAAAACTGGATGCGGAACGCGAGCAACTGCGCAACTCCTTGCTGGCCGCACTTTCCCATGATTTACGTACACCGCTGACAGTGCTATTTGGCCAGGCTGAAATCCTGACACTCGATTTGGCCGCCGAAGGTTCGCGCCATGCGCCACAAGCCAACCAAATTCGCCAGCAAGTATTAAGCACCACCCGGCTGGTTAACAATTTGCTGGACATGGCCCGTATCCAATCTGGTGGTTTTAATCTGCGCAAAGAATGGCAGTCACTGGAAGAAATCGTCGGCAGCGCCTTGCATATGCTGGAAACAACACTGAGTCACCACCAGATTCGTGTCGAGCTACCCGGTGACATGGTATTGATTAATTGTGATGGCAGCTTGCTGGAGCGAGTGTTTATTAACTTACTGGAAAATGCCCATAAATACGCCGGTTATGATGCATTGTTGGGGATCCGCGCCACCGTGCAAGGTGAGTGGCTGAATGTTGAAGTTTGGGACAACGGCCCCGGTGTCACGGCTGGGCAGGAGCAACTGATTTTTGATAAATTTTCTCGTGGTAACAAAGAGTCAGCAATTCCTGGGGTGGGCTTGGGTTTAGCCATATGCCGTGCCATTATTGATGTACACGGCGGGCGTATCTGGGTGGAAAAGGGTCAAGACGGCGGCGCGAGTTTCCACTTTACCTTACCCCTGGAAAAACCCCCGGAAATTGATGGTGAAAATATTGATACTGAAAAGTGA
- the kdpB gene encoding potassium-transporting ATPase subunit KdpB — MTRKQRAIFEPALVRTALLDAVKKLDPRVQWRNPVMFVVYLGSGLTTLIWLAILSGQTAGSAIFTGSVALWLWFTVLFANFAEALAEGRSKAQAESLRGVKKTSWAKKLAEARVDAPQQKVAADSLRKGDLVLIEAGDTVPCDGEVLEGGASVDESAITGESAPVIRESGGDFSSVTGGTRVLSDWLVVECSVNPGETFLDRMIAMVEGAKRRKTPNEVALTILLVALTIVFLLATATLYPFSVFSVAANQAGSPVTITVLVALLVCLIPTTIGGLLSAIGVAGMSRMLGANVIATSGRAVEAAGDVDVLLLDKTGTITLGNRQASEFLPAPGVSEQQLADAAQLSSLADETPEGRSIVVLAKQRFNLRERDLHSLNATFVPFSAQTRMSGVSVQDRMIRKGAVDAIRRHVESNQGHFPRAVEEAVESVARTGGTPLVVADGPRVLGVVALKDIVKGGIKERFAELRKMGIKTVMITGDNRLTAAAIAAEAGVDDFLAEATPEAKLALIRQYQAEGRLVAMTGDGTNDAPALAQADVAVAMNSGTQAAKEAGNMVDLDSNPTKLIEVVHIGKQMLMTRGSLTTFSIANDVAKYFAIIPAAFAATYPQLNALNVMQLHSPASAILSAVIFNALVIVFLIPLALKGVSYKAMSAAALLRRNLWIYGLGGLLVPFVGIKLIDLVLTALIMS, encoded by the coding sequence ATGACTCGCAAACAACGCGCCATTTTTGAGCCTGCACTGGTTCGTACTGCGCTTCTTGACGCTGTGAAAAAACTGGACCCGCGGGTTCAGTGGCGCAACCCGGTGATGTTCGTGGTGTATCTGGGCAGCGGGCTAACCACCCTAATTTGGCTGGCCATATTAAGCGGCCAAACAGCTGGCAGTGCCATATTTACCGGCAGTGTCGCGCTGTGGCTGTGGTTTACAGTGCTGTTTGCCAACTTTGCCGAAGCACTGGCCGAGGGGCGCAGTAAAGCACAGGCCGAAAGTCTGCGCGGAGTGAAGAAAACCAGTTGGGCAAAAAAACTCGCAGAAGCCCGCGTTGATGCACCACAGCAGAAAGTCGCAGCCGACAGTTTGCGTAAAGGTGACCTGGTGCTCATCGAAGCGGGTGATACCGTGCCGTGCGATGGTGAAGTCCTAGAGGGCGGCGCATCGGTGGATGAAAGTGCCATTACCGGTGAATCTGCGCCGGTTATCCGTGAGTCCGGTGGTGACTTCTCCTCCGTGACCGGCGGCACCCGGGTGCTATCTGACTGGCTAGTGGTCGAGTGCAGTGTTAACCCCGGCGAAACTTTCCTTGACCGCATGATAGCCATGGTCGAAGGCGCGAAACGCCGCAAAACGCCAAATGAAGTCGCCTTGACCATTTTACTGGTGGCGCTGACCATCGTCTTTTTACTGGCAACCGCGACTTTATACCCCTTTTCGGTTTTCAGTGTTGCAGCGAATCAGGCCGGTTCACCCGTCACCATCACCGTGTTGGTCGCGTTGCTGGTTTGCCTGATCCCCACCACCATCGGCGGGTTGTTATCTGCCATTGGCGTGGCCGGGATGAGCCGCATGCTAGGGGCCAATGTCATCGCCACCAGCGGGCGCGCCGTCGAAGCCGCCGGTGATGTTGATGTGCTGCTGCTGGATAAAACCGGCACCATCACACTGGGCAACCGCCAGGCATCAGAATTTTTGCCGGCCCCGGGGGTTAGCGAACAACAACTGGCCGATGCCGCGCAACTCTCATCGCTGGCCGACGAAACCCCGGAGGGCCGCAGTATCGTGGTGCTGGCTAAACAGCGTTTTAATTTGCGCGAGCGCGATTTACACAGCCTAAACGCCACTTTCGTGCCCTTCTCAGCACAAACACGGATGAGCGGCGTCAGTGTACAAGACCGGATGATTCGTAAAGGCGCCGTCGATGCTATTCGCCGCCATGTGGAGTCCAATCAGGGCCATTTCCCACGGGCGGTAGAAGAGGCGGTAGAAAGTGTAGCCCGCACCGGGGGCACGCCATTAGTCGTTGCCGATGGCCCGCGCGTATTAGGGGTGGTCGCCCTGAAAGATATTGTTAAAGGCGGCATTAAAGAACGTTTTGCTGAACTGCGCAAAATGGGCATTAAGACCGTGATGATAACCGGTGACAACCGCCTGACCGCAGCGGCGATTGCCGCCGAAGCTGGGGTCGATGATTTTCTGGCCGAAGCCACCCCGGAAGCCAAATTGGCCTTAATTCGTCAATATCAGGCCGAAGGCCGACTGGTGGCAATGACCGGCGATGGCACCAACGACGCGCCAGCACTGGCGCAGGCTGATGTCGCAGTGGCGATGAACTCAGGGACCCAAGCCGCCAAAGAGGCGGGTAATATGGTGGATTTGGACTCAAACCCGACCAAATTGATTGAAGTGGTGCATATCGGCAAGCAAATGCTGATGACCCGTGGCTCGCTGACCACCTTCAGTATCGCCAACGACGTCGCCAAATATTTTGCCATTATCCCGGCTGCATTTGCCGCCACTTACCCACAGCTCAACGCCTTGAATGTTATGCAATTACATTCACCGGCCTCGGCAATATTGTCCGCCGTTATCTTTAATGCGCTGGTGATTGTGTTTCTGATTCCATTGGCCCTCAAAGGGGTCAGTTACAAAGCAATGAGCGCCGCCGCTCTGCTGCGCCGCAATCTGTGGATTTACGGCTTGGGCGGCTTACTGGTGCCCTTTGTCGGTATCAAGCTCATCGACCTGGTACTAACCGCGTTGATAATGAGTTAA
- the pgm gene encoding phosphoglucomutase (alpha-D-glucose-1,6-bisphosphate-dependent), translating to MANHPRAGQAAQQSDLINVAQLTSQYYVLQPEAENPAHAVKFGTSGHRGSSLRHSFNETHILAIAQAIAEVRHQHGITGPCYVGKDTHALSEPAFISVLEVLTANGVDVVVQQDNGFTPTPAISHAILCYNAQGKDLADGIVITPSHNPPEDGGIKYNPPNGGPADTNLTSVIEKRANQLLSLKLEGVKRQTLDKAWRGNHLREQDLIQPYVEGLVDVVDIPAIQHAGLKLGVDPLGGSGIAYWQRIGEHYKLDLTLVNDAIDQTFRFMHLDHDGVIRMDCSSECAMAGLLALRDKFDLAFANDPDYDRHGIVTPAGLMNPNHYLAVAINYLFQHRPLWGADVAVGKTLVSSAMIDRVVADLGRQLVEVPVGFKWFVDGLHDGSFGFGGEESAGASFLRFNGKPWSTDKDGIIMCLLAAEITAVTGRNPQHHYDDLAQRFGAPSYNRIQAPATQAQKNALAKLSPEMVKASTLAGDPITARLTTAPGNGASIGGLKVMTEHGWFAARPSGTEDAYKIYCESFLGAEHREKIEQEAVDIVSDVLAGKQ from the coding sequence GTGGCTAATCACCCTCGTGCTGGGCAAGCTGCTCAGCAAAGCGATTTGATTAATGTTGCTCAACTCACATCGCAATATTATGTATTGCAACCTGAGGCTGAAAACCCAGCCCATGCGGTTAAGTTTGGCACGTCGGGCCATCGTGGCAGCTCATTGCGCCACAGTTTTAATGAAACTCATATTCTGGCGATTGCTCAAGCTATCGCCGAAGTGCGCCATCAGCACGGGATTACTGGCCCGTGTTATGTGGGTAAAGATACCCACGCGCTGTCTGAACCGGCTTTTATTTCGGTGTTGGAAGTGCTGACGGCGAATGGTGTGGATGTGGTGGTGCAGCAGGATAACGGCTTCACCCCAACGCCGGCGATTTCCCATGCCATTCTTTGCTACAACGCGCAGGGTAAAGATTTGGCGGATGGTATTGTCATCACCCCATCACACAACCCACCGGAAGATGGCGGCATTAAGTACAATCCACCCAATGGCGGCCCGGCCGATACCAATTTGACTTCGGTGATTGAAAAGCGTGCTAACCAATTACTCAGCCTGAAATTAGAGGGCGTCAAACGCCAGACGCTGGATAAAGCTTGGCGTGGCAATCATCTGCGGGAGCAGGATTTGATTCAGCCGTATGTGGAGGGTTTGGTCGATGTTGTTGATATCCCAGCCATTCAACATGCGGGCCTGAAGCTCGGTGTCGATCCACTCGGCGGTTCTGGCATTGCCTACTGGCAGCGCATTGGCGAGCATTATAAGTTGGATCTGACGCTGGTGAATGATGCTATTGATCAGACTTTCCGCTTTATGCATCTGGATCACGACGGGGTTATCCGCATGGATTGCTCATCAGAATGCGCGATGGCGGGCCTGCTGGCGTTGCGGGATAAATTTGATTTAGCTTTTGCCAATGATCCTGATTATGACCGCCACGGTATTGTGACGCCAGCCGGGTTGATGAATCCGAATCATTATCTGGCGGTAGCCATCAATTATCTGTTCCAGCATCGCCCATTGTGGGGCGCTGATGTGGCGGTGGGTAAGACGTTAGTCTCCAGTGCGATGATTGACAGAGTGGTGGCTGATTTGGGCCGCCAGCTGGTGGAAGTCCCGGTCGGTTTCAAATGGTTTGTTGATGGGTTGCACGATGGCAGCTTTGGCTTTGGTGGTGAAGAGAGCGCTGGAGCCTCTTTCCTGCGCTTCAACGGTAAACCTTGGTCGACGGATAAAGACGGCATTATTATGTGTCTGTTAGCGGCTGAAATCACTGCGGTTACCGGCCGAAATCCACAGCACCATTATGATGATTTGGCACAGCGTTTTGGCGCACCAAGTTATAATCGGATCCAGGCTCCGGCCACGCAGGCACAGAAAAATGCGCTGGCCAAGTTGTCGCCTGAGATGGTGAAAGCCAGCACTTTAGCCGGTGACCCTATCACCGCGCGTTTAACCACCGCTCCGGGTAATGGTGCCTCTATTGGTGGGCTGAAAGTCATGACCGAGCACGGTTGGTTTGCCGCGCGCCCATCGGGTACCGAAGATGCTTACAAAATTTACTGTGAAAGTTTCTTGGGCGCTGAGCACCGCGAGAAGATTGAGCAGGAAGCCGTCGATATTGTCAGTGACGTATTAGCCGGTAAACAGTAA
- the ybfF gene encoding esterase, whose protein sequence is MKLNFRLQKAQSPTPSLPIILIHGLFGNLDNLGVLARDLHKDHDVIQVDLRDHGLSPRTPEVNYPAMAQDVLELMDNLALEKAIIIGHSMGGKVAMAMTAIAPDRIEKLIAIDIAPINYQVRRHDQIFAAINAVSAAGVTQRQEAAQLMRALIKEEGVIQFLLKSFHHGEWRFNAPALWEQYENIVGWQPIAPSPHPILFIRGELSPYIQDSYRAEIARQFPQARAYVVAGTGHWVHAEKPDSVLRAIHRFIDDDNAGEK, encoded by the coding sequence ATGAAATTAAATTTCCGCTTACAAAAAGCACAGTCTCCCACACCGTCCCTGCCGATAATCCTGATCCATGGGTTGTTTGGCAATCTTGATAACCTCGGGGTGCTGGCTCGCGACTTACATAAAGACCATGATGTGATTCAGGTCGATTTACGTGACCACGGTTTATCCCCCCGCACGCCGGAAGTGAATTATCCCGCGATGGCGCAGGATGTGCTAGAACTGATGGATAATCTCGCGCTAGAAAAAGCGATAATTATCGGCCATTCCATGGGGGGAAAAGTGGCGATGGCAATGACCGCCATTGCCCCCGATCGCATTGAAAAACTGATCGCCATAGATATCGCCCCCATCAATTATCAAGTCCGCCGTCATGACCAGATTTTCGCCGCAATTAATGCTGTCAGTGCCGCAGGGGTGACTCAGCGCCAGGAAGCCGCTCAACTGATGCGCGCATTAATCAAGGAAGAGGGCGTTATTCAATTCTTATTGAAATCATTCCACCACGGCGAGTGGCGTTTTAATGCTCCGGCATTATGGGAGCAATACGAAAATATTGTCGGCTGGCAACCTATTGCACCCTCGCCCCACCCTATTTTGTTTATTCGCGGTGAGTTATCGCCCTATATTCAGGATAGTTATCGCGCTGAGATTGCCCGTCAATTTCCACAAGCCCGTGCCTATGTTGTTGCCGGAACCGGTCACTGGGTCCATGCAGAAAAACCAGATTCGGTATTACGTGCAATTCACCGTTTTATTGATGATGACAATGCTGGCGAAAAATAG
- a CDS encoding EamA family transporter, whose product MSTWLIYALLSALSASLVAIFGKIGLQHLDANTATAVRAVVMALFLVGVVIIQGKFNLVGTVLADKKALLFVVLSGVAGALSWLFYFMAIKNGNVSQVAPIDKLSVVFAVILAFILFGEKISLVAGLGVALITAGALMVALG is encoded by the coding sequence ATGAGCACCTGGTTAATTTATGCCCTCCTGTCTGCCCTGTCGGCCTCTTTAGTCGCCATCTTCGGTAAAATTGGCCTACAACATTTGGATGCCAATACAGCAACCGCGGTGCGTGCGGTGGTCATGGCACTCTTCTTAGTCGGCGTCGTGATTATTCAGGGAAAATTTAATCTGGTCGGCACAGTATTAGCCGATAAAAAAGCACTGCTTTTTGTGGTACTCAGTGGTGTTGCCGGTGCATTATCCTGGCTATTCTATTTTATGGCGATCAAAAACGGGAATGTCTCGCAAGTGGCCCCAATTGATAAACTCAGTGTAGTTTTCGCCGTCATTTTGGCCTTTATTCTGTTTGGCGAAAAAATCTCTTTGGTTGCAGGGTTAGGGGTCGCCCTGATTACGGCGGGTGCGTTGATGGTTGCCTTGGGATAA
- the seqA gene encoding replication initiation negative regulator SeqA, with the protein MKTIELDEELYRYIASHTQHIGESASDILRRMLKFTAGQPEPSVSPHHSDSRHDVAQTVAAAAPRDRVRAVRELLLSDEYAEQNRAVNRFMLVLSTLYTLDALAFAEATESLHGRTRVYFAGDQQTLLQNGTHTKPKHVPGTPYWVITNTNTERKRSMVQHIMLTMQFPPELAEKVCGTI; encoded by the coding sequence ATGAAAACTATTGAACTCGACGAAGAACTTTATCGCTACATCGCCAGCCATACCCAGCACATTGGTGAGAGCGCATCCGACATTTTACGGCGCATGCTGAAATTTACTGCCGGTCAGCCGGAACCTAGCGTATCTCCCCATCACTCAGATAGCCGCCATGATGTCGCTCAAACGGTAGCGGCTGCCGCGCCACGGGATCGGGTGCGTGCCGTGCGTGAATTATTGTTATCTGATGAGTATGCTGAGCAAAACCGGGCGGTGAACCGTTTTATGTTGGTGCTGTCGACATTATATACTTTGGATGCTCTGGCATTTGCCGAAGCGACTGAATCTTTACATGGCCGTACCCGTGTTTATTTTGCCGGTGATCAACAGACTTTGTTGCAAAATGGGACGCATACCAAGCCTAAACATGTGCCTGGTACGCCATACTGGGTGATAACCAATACCAATACTGAGCGTAAGCGCAGCATGGTGCAACATATCATGTTGACAATGCAGTTCCCGCCGGAGCTGGCTGAGAAAGTCTGCGGGACTATCTGA
- the kdpE gene encoding two-component system response regulator KdpE — protein sequence MTISPTNILIVEDEKEIRRFVRIALESEGWRVFESDTLQRGLIEAGTRKPDLIILDLGLPDGDGLSYIQDLRQWSAIPIIVLSARNSEEDKVAALDAGADDYLSKPFGISELLARVRVALRRHSGGSQESPLINFSDISVDLINRQVTRAGVDLHLTPIEFRLLSALLANAGKVITQRQLLSQVWGPNYVEHNHYLRIYMGHLRQKLETDPTRPKHLLTETGVGYRFIP from the coding sequence TTGACCATATCCCCGACTAACATCCTGATTGTTGAAGATGAAAAAGAGATCCGGCGCTTTGTTCGCATTGCACTGGAGAGTGAGGGCTGGCGTGTATTTGAGAGTGATACACTGCAACGCGGCCTGATTGAAGCTGGAACACGCAAGCCGGATCTCATTATTTTAGATTTGGGCCTGCCGGATGGTGATGGCCTGAGTTATATTCAAGATCTACGTCAGTGGAGCGCTATCCCGATTATTGTGTTATCTGCACGCAACAGTGAAGAGGACAAGGTCGCGGCACTGGATGCCGGTGCGGATGATTATTTGAGTAAACCCTTTGGTATCAGTGAATTACTCGCGCGAGTGCGTGTTGCCCTGCGCCGCCACAGTGGCGGAAGTCAGGAGAGCCCATTAATCAATTTTTCGGATATCAGTGTGGATTTGATTAACCGCCAGGTCACCCGCGCGGGAGTTGACCTCCATCTGACGCCGATTGAATTTCGTTTACTTTCGGCATTATTAGCGAATGCCGGCAAGGTCATTACCCAACGCCAGTTACTCAGCCAAGTTTGGGGGCCAAATTATGTCGAACACAACCATTACTTGCGTATTTATATGGGCCATCTTCGCCAAAAATTAGAAACCGACCCGACCCGACCTAAGCATCTGTTAACCGAAACAGGTGTCGGCTATCGCTTTATTCCGTAG